From a single Hyphomicrobiales bacterium genomic region:
- a CDS encoding Inner membrane protein forms channel for type IV secretion of T-DNA complex (VirB8), translated as MTDTTTQSDRVDPRYYADGATWEHDIARRNRNSRALAWIVATVMTVVAVTALAVLALLVPLKTYEPYMVVVDKTTGFVEVKRPTAEGPLTQDEAVTMFNVVRYIKARETYDPKALKDNFDLAQLLAAGDAARELTEIYSPANPNNPVKIYGTNTEVSVTIKSVTFPNNRTALVRFSTDEKSATNIVTRHWVSLVRFRYTSAPVRNEWRFDNPLGFQVLEYRRDQESAPSPRSVGQQP; from the coding sequence GTGACGGATACCACAACCCAGTCCGACCGGGTTGATCCGCGCTATTATGCCGACGGCGCAACCTGGGAGCATGATATCGCCCGGCGCAACCGCAACTCGCGCGCGCTAGCCTGGATCGTCGCCACCGTGATGACCGTGGTTGCCGTCACCGCGCTCGCCGTGCTGGCGCTCCTCGTGCCACTCAAGACCTACGAGCCTTATATGGTCGTCGTCGACAAAACGACGGGGTTCGTCGAGGTCAAGCGACCGACCGCGGAGGGACCGCTGACGCAGGACGAGGCGGTGACGATGTTCAATGTCGTGCGCTACATCAAAGCGCGCGAGACCTACGATCCGAAGGCGCTGAAGGATAATTTTGATCTCGCCCAACTCCTCGCCGCCGGAGACGCGGCGCGCGAGCTCACCGAGATTTACTCGCCCGCCAATCCCAATAACCCGGTGAAGATCTACGGGACGAACACCGAGGTCAGCGTCACCATCAAGTCGGTGACCTTTCCGAACAACCGCACCGCTCTGGTCCGCTTCTCCACCGACGAAAAGTCGGCCACCAACATCGTGACTCGGCACTGGGTTTCTCTGGTGCGCTTCCGTTACACGTCCGCGCCCGTGCGCAACGAATGGCGTTTCGACAATCCGCTGGGCTTCCAGGTGCTCGAATATCGGCGTGACCAGGAATCGGCGCCATCTCCGCGCAGCGTGGGGCAGCAGCCATGA
- a CDS encoding Conjugal transfer protein TrbL produces MANNFNITSLLQSVDQLGQNYVSTAYQALANAATSGGTTGVAGLLLTLYVIFWGVGIWQGTASGGPTDHAFRLFRAMMIYVLATRWGEFQTFVYAILNDGPSAIGNALLSAVTSANNTGTSANLTSVNAVQSALQNMWDTTNSATEAFLQNAGITNWGPYIFAAVFYVVMAILIGFAIFLIVLSKMFMWLLLALAPLFIILLLFGVTSRFFSGWMSSLAQYFLVQVLVYAFLAFYVSLIQQSIDTLNGVANSKSATWATIGPVVLLAIIGILLLSQINNMAAAIAGGVPIFAPRLGAVLATASGYRMGAAANRARLAFRNPFNPASMSRREELGARQRARVGLRAASWTQSAEFRRLADQLRNSGAPPAQSGGGRP; encoded by the coding sequence ATGGCCAACAATTTCAATATCACTTCGCTACTGCAATCCGTCGACCAGCTTGGCCAGAATTACGTTTCGACGGCATATCAGGCCCTGGCGAACGCGGCGACATCGGGCGGGACAACCGGCGTCGCCGGTCTGCTCCTGACGCTTTACGTAATCTTCTGGGGCGTCGGGATCTGGCAGGGCACGGCCAGCGGCGGCCCGACGGATCATGCCTTCCGGCTCTTTCGCGCGATGATGATCTATGTCCTGGCGACCCGCTGGGGAGAATTCCAAACCTTCGTGTATGCGATCCTGAATGACGGTCCTTCCGCCATCGGAAACGCGCTGCTGAGCGCCGTCACTTCCGCCAACAATACCGGCACCTCGGCCAATCTCACCTCGGTCAACGCCGTCCAGTCGGCCTTGCAGAACATGTGGGACACGACCAATAGCGCGACCGAGGCGTTTCTACAGAATGCCGGCATTACCAATTGGGGACCCTACATCTTCGCCGCCGTTTTCTACGTTGTCATGGCGATCCTGATCGGTTTCGCCATCTTCCTGATCGTGTTGTCGAAGATGTTCATGTGGCTTCTGCTTGCCCTGGCGCCGCTATTCATCATCCTGCTTCTGTTCGGCGTCACGTCGCGGTTCTTCAGCGGCTGGATGAGCTCACTCGCGCAGTATTTCCTTGTGCAGGTGCTCGTATACGCCTTCCTCGCCTTCTATGTCTCGCTGATCCAGCAATCGATCGACACGCTGAACGGCGTCGCCAACAGCAAGTCTGCCACATGGGCAACAATCGGACCGGTGGTGCTGCTCGCCATCATCGGCATCCTCCTGCTGAGCCAGATCAATAACATGGCGGCCGCTATCGCAGGTGGCGTCCCGATCTTCGCGCCCCGGCTCGGCGCGGTCCTGGCCACGGCCTCCGGCTACCGGATGGGGGCGGCCGCCAACCGAGCGCGCCTCGCCTTCCGCAATCCGTTCAACCCCGCTTCGATGTCGCGGCGGGAGGAGCTGGGCGCGCGGCAGAGAGCGCGCGTCGGCCTCCGCGCCGCGAGCTGGACGCAGTCCGCAGAGTTCCGTCGTCTGGCCGACCAACTCCGCAACTCCGGCGCACCGCCAGCGCAGAGCGGGGGAGGAAGACCGTGA
- a CDS encoding conserved exported hypothetical protein (Evidence 4 : Unknown function but conserved in other organisms), producing the protein MRSVSLLMASALLTLALGGCAYKPLKAPCSPDEGGAPLAYAQLPPAPPARAAVEAVDACGPMRPI; encoded by the coding sequence GTGAGATCGGTATCGCTCCTCATGGCCAGCGCACTACTCACACTCGCGCTCGGCGGCTGTGCCTATAAGCCGCTGAAAGCGCCGTGTTCACCCGACGAGGGCGGCGCGCCGCTGGCCTATGCGCAGCTCCCTCCGGCGCCGCCCGCTCGAGCCGCGGTTGAGGCCGTTGACGCCTGCGGCCCAATGCGGCCGATCTGA
- a CDS encoding conserved hypothetical protein (Evidence 4 : Unknown function but conserved in other organisms), whose product MSKAIIIATAVVALAVGVAVGRYALRPSSWPATSIAETSPNRNDAAESASRAMTFTKPKAPPQ is encoded by the coding sequence ATGTCGAAGGCCATTATAATCGCGACAGCCGTGGTTGCGCTCGCCGTGGGCGTCGCGGTCGGACGCTACGCGCTCCGTCCATCCTCATGGCCGGCGACGAGCATCGCTGAAACGTCCCCCAACCGGAACGATGCCGCGGAATCCGCCTCGCGGGCCATGACATTCACGAAACCCAAGGCGCCGCCGCAGTGA
- a CDS encoding conserved exported hypothetical protein (Evidence 4 : Unknown function but conserved in other organisms), whose protein sequence is MRTILALIAVIVTAQLSPALAQVPVIDNANLQKAQEIATSTQKILTADQQIMQFTQKTLQAVTGDRSSQAQGTLAQMALGGGFSMAQAPSLGSVISGGALSFAGMGSNSQNIVSTLINGLQLVQTITGLTSGQSHPVDTAYKSSVNVAATLSGLINSTQSAVQQRSSAFKQGGQQIGQAQDLKGSIDQNTQVQVQTGLTINELNGVANNAAAAANQANLDRIAAESAAARAMKFTQ, encoded by the coding sequence ATGCGCACCATCCTTGCCCTCATCGCCGTCATCGTGACCGCCCAATTGTCGCCAGCGTTGGCGCAAGTCCCGGTCATCGACAACGCCAACCTGCAAAAGGCCCAGGAGATCGCAACCAGCACCCAGAAGATCCTGACCGCCGATCAGCAGATCATGCAGTTCACCCAGAAGACGCTGCAAGCGGTGACGGGCGATCGCTCGTCCCAGGCGCAAGGAACGCTCGCACAAATGGCCCTCGGCGGCGGCTTCTCCATGGCACAGGCGCCCTCCCTCGGATCGGTGATCTCGGGCGGGGCGCTGTCTTTCGCCGGCATGGGCTCGAATTCGCAAAACATCGTGTCGACGCTGATCAATGGCCTGCAGCTCGTGCAGACGATCACCGGCCTCACCAGCGGCCAGAGCCATCCCGTGGACACGGCGTATAAGAGTTCCGTGAACGTCGCCGCTACGCTCTCGGGGCTCATCAACTCGACACAGAGCGCGGTGCAGCAGCGATCGAGCGCTTTCAAGCAGGGCGGCCAGCAGATCGGCCAGGCGCAGGATCTGAAAGGCAGCATCGATCAGAATACCCAGGTGCAGGTTCAGACCGGCCTGACGATCAATGAACTGAACGGGGTTGCGAACAATGCAGCCGCTGCGGCGAACCAGGCCAATCTCGATCGCATCGCGGCGGAGTCGGCCGCGGCGCGCGCCATGAAATTCACTCAGTAG
- a CDS encoding conserved exported hypothetical protein (Evidence 4 : Unknown function but conserved in other organisms), translated as MKTILIIVAAAALATQAHAAIPVDDAAQLSQHSLTASTTVKLVPVTTQRKDANSGAKCAVTTGKKANVTDPTVKPQAGAGSQAIRSYAPDMPAAPDPGAQGGALNSQTLFQSSGNVVAGLDASRSTLGAAQSGFQVAGQQVGTGSTVMAAMDMNSAARLQNNLAWNGVIDSTNLWVTALNALNLARTSDMSRAAGGMRAATVTGGRPASGPVCPAGMIGTGSPTDPCRTPTGCSTTPPGTNPDPGCVSARYVDTDGNVIFYLTQAQGTPTNDSASTGPGLTVADVAAALAAINNDTR; from the coding sequence ATGAAGACCATCCTGATCATTGTCGCGGCGGCGGCTTTGGCCACCCAGGCGCACGCGGCCATCCCGGTCGACGACGCAGCACAGCTCAGCCAACATTCGTTGACAGCCAGCACGACGGTCAAACTCGTACCGGTGACGACGCAGCGCAAGGACGCCAATAGCGGCGCCAAATGCGCGGTGACCACGGGCAAGAAGGCCAACGTCACCGATCCGACCGTTAAGCCGCAGGCGGGCGCCGGAAGCCAGGCCATTCGCTCCTATGCGCCGGACATGCCCGCCGCTCCCGATCCTGGGGCGCAAGGCGGCGCGCTGAACAGCCAGACATTGTTTCAGTCGAGCGGCAATGTCGTTGCCGGTCTCGATGCCAGTCGCTCGACGCTTGGCGCCGCGCAGTCAGGGTTTCAGGTCGCGGGCCAGCAGGTCGGCACCGGCTCGACCGTGATGGCGGCGATGGACATGAACAGCGCGGCGCGGCTGCAGAACAACCTTGCCTGGAACGGCGTCATTGATTCGACGAACCTTTGGGTCACCGCCCTGAACGCGCTCAACCTCGCCAGAACCAGCGACATGAGCCGGGCGGCCGGGGGCATGCGGGCGGCGACGGTGACGGGGGGACGGCCCGCCTCCGGTCCGGTCTGTCCCGCGGGCATGATCGGGACCGGCTCGCCGACTGACCCTTGCCGGACGCCGACGGGATGCTCGACCACACCGCCGGGCACGAACCCCGACCCTGGATGCGTCAGCGCCCGCTACGTCGACACCGACGGCAACGTCATCTTTTACCTCACACAGGCGCAAGGCACACCGACGAACGACAGCGCTTCGACCGGGCCCGGCTTGACCGTGGCCGACGTCGCCGCGGCGCTGGCTGCGATCAACAACGACACGCGCTAG
- a CDS encoding VirB4 family type IV secretion/conjugal transfer ATPase, with amino-acid sequence MVARALLDELTFGAVSRRERPVASHIPYTRHVDDHILKTRDGLLLTVLKLDGYSFETSDMSEVNARLLGRNDIVRTLANSRFALAAHIVRREVQPRIASTFDNALCREIDERYDASLSKRRMFVNDIYLTIVRRPLQGQAGTFDVLMTKALGRKDEAGESVAIQTALNELRDAATAVRENLAAYGARQLGVVRRDGIWFSEPLEFLVQIVNGGLPRPMHLPRMELADALSTKRLFFGRNAIEIRGASRDDTRFGAMISIREYPAQSGPGSFDNLLRVPHEFIATQTFAIVDRPVAAKQIDRVSRQVDMSDEAGSIVAEHLDEARDELLASEAIYGEHHMTVMCLGRDLAEVGAAVTAAGAALTDRSVIWVREDLNCEPAFWSQLPGNFAYIARKAVISSKNVAGFASLHNYPSGRPDGNHWGPAISVFETTSQTAYYYNHHVRDIGNFTVVGPTGSGKTVFLSFIAAQTQRIQPRPKLVFVDKDRGAEIFIRALGGQYEALIPGEPTGFNPLSLPDSAANREFLYQLFAFMLRPAKGGDLSASEEQVIRNAIAAALSAGPDGRTLKAFSTLLRGRIRAGEGDLLARLESWMRPDQRGWLFNNDEDQFSISSIFGFDMTRVLDDPVIRTAALMYIFHRTEELLTGDPVMIFLDEGWRLLEDEVFAFFIRDKLKTIRKQNGIIGFGTQSAADIVRSRASNTLIEQTSTNIFFPNPKADDESYRQAFRLSGREVDWIRSTVPESRSFLIKHGRDSVVARLNLSSMPDLIKVLSGRTETVAELDALRARVGDDPAVWLPIFLGRDPS; translated from the coding sequence ATGGTCGCCCGCGCCCTTCTCGACGAGCTCACCTTCGGCGCCGTGTCCCGCCGTGAGCGACCGGTGGCGTCGCACATTCCCTATACCCGCCACGTCGACGATCACATCCTCAAGACGCGAGACGGCCTGCTCCTCACGGTGTTGAAGCTCGACGGCTACTCGTTCGAGACATCCGACATGAGCGAGGTCAACGCCCGTCTCCTCGGCCGCAACGACATCGTCCGCACACTCGCCAACTCGCGCTTCGCGCTCGCCGCGCACATCGTCCGGCGCGAGGTGCAACCACGGATCGCGTCGACCTTCGACAACGCGTTGTGCCGCGAGATCGACGAGCGCTACGACGCCTCCCTGTCGAAGCGTCGAATGTTCGTCAACGACATCTATCTCACGATCGTGCGCCGTCCGCTCCAGGGCCAGGCCGGAACCTTCGACGTCCTGATGACGAAGGCTCTCGGCCGCAAGGACGAGGCCGGCGAGTCGGTGGCCATTCAGACCGCCCTCAACGAGCTGCGCGATGCCGCGACGGCGGTTCGCGAGAACCTGGCCGCCTATGGCGCGCGGCAACTCGGCGTGGTCCGGCGCGACGGCATCTGGTTCTCCGAGCCGCTGGAATTCCTCGTGCAGATCGTGAACGGCGGCCTACCGCGGCCGATGCATCTGCCCCGCATGGAGCTTGCGGACGCGCTCTCGACGAAGCGTCTCTTCTTCGGCCGCAACGCCATCGAGATCCGCGGCGCCAGCCGCGACGACACGCGCTTCGGCGCGATGATTTCGATCCGCGAATATCCGGCGCAAAGTGGTCCCGGTTCGTTCGACAATCTCCTGCGGGTGCCGCACGAATTTATCGCCACCCAGACCTTCGCCATCGTCGATCGGCCGGTCGCCGCCAAGCAGATCGATCGCGTGTCGCGGCAAGTCGATATGTCCGACGAGGCCGGTTCGATCGTCGCGGAGCATCTTGACGAGGCCCGGGACGAATTGCTGGCTTCCGAGGCGATCTATGGCGAGCACCACATGACGGTGATGTGCCTCGGCCGCGATCTCGCCGAGGTAGGCGCGGCTGTGACAGCGGCCGGTGCCGCGCTGACGGATCGGTCGGTGATCTGGGTGCGCGAAGACCTCAATTGCGAACCGGCGTTCTGGTCGCAGCTGCCGGGCAATTTCGCCTATATCGCCCGCAAGGCTGTGATCTCGTCGAAAAACGTCGCCGGCTTCGCCTCGCTGCACAACTATCCGAGCGGGCGCCCCGACGGCAACCACTGGGGCCCCGCAATCTCGGTCTTCGAGACAACGTCGCAGACGGCCTACTATTACAATCACCACGTTCGTGACATCGGCAACTTCACCGTCGTCGGGCCGACCGGGTCGGGCAAGACCGTATTTCTATCGTTCATCGCGGCGCAGACGCAGCGCATCCAGCCGCGCCCCAAACTCGTCTTCGTCGACAAGGATCGTGGCGCTGAGATCTTCATTCGCGCTCTTGGCGGTCAATATGAAGCGCTCATCCCCGGCGAGCCCACCGGGTTCAATCCGCTGTCGCTGCCCGACTCGGCGGCCAACCGCGAGTTTCTGTACCAGCTGTTCGCCTTCATGCTGCGCCCGGCCAAGGGCGGCGATCTCAGCGCATCCGAAGAGCAGGTGATCCGAAACGCAATCGCCGCGGCGCTTTCAGCCGGTCCGGACGGGCGGACGCTGAAGGCGTTCTCGACCTTGCTGCGCGGTCGCATCCGGGCGGGGGAGGGGGATCTCCTCGCGCGCTTAGAAAGCTGGATGCGGCCGGATCAGCGGGGCTGGCTGTTCAACAATGATGAGGACCAGTTCTCGATTTCGAGCATCTTCGGCTTCGACATGACGCGGGTCCTCGACGATCCCGTCATCCGCACCGCCGCGCTCATGTACATCTTCCACCGCACCGAGGAGTTGCTCACGGGCGATCCGGTGATGATCTTTCTTGATGAAGGCTGGCGGCTGCTCGAGGACGAGGTCTTTGCCTTCTTCATCCGAGATAAGCTGAAGACGATCCGCAAGCAGAACGGCATCATCGGCTTCGGCACGCAATCTGCGGCCGATATCGTCCGCTCACGCGCGTCCAACACGCTGATCGAGCAGACCAGCACCAACATCTTCTTTCCGAATCCCAAAGCCGACGACGAGAGCTATCGTCAGGCTTTCCGCCTTTCGGGCCGCGAGGTCGACTGGATTCGCAGCACCGTCCCCGAAAGTCGGTCCTTCCTGATCAAGCACGGCCGGGACAGCGTCGTGGCCCGGCTGAACCTGTCGAGCATGCCTGACCTCATCAAGGTGCTGTCCGGTCGGACCGAGACCGTGGCCGAGCTCGACGCGCTGCGCGCGCGCGTTGGCGACGATCCAGCGGTGTGGCTGCCGATCTTCCTGGGGAGAGACCCTTCATGA
- a CDS encoding Inner membrane protein forms channel for type IV secretion of T-DNA complex (VirB3) codes for MTEAELDDPLITPLVKALTRAPTLMGVPYMYFMFNGVVSSVCFLVTHNLFMLLVAIPLHLFGYVMTLRDDRIFEILFVRSTRCPPRSRSFWGADSYAP; via the coding sequence ATGACCGAAGCCGAGCTCGATGATCCGCTTATCACCCCGCTGGTCAAAGCCCTCACTCGCGCGCCGACGCTGATGGGCGTGCCGTATATGTACTTCATGTTCAACGGCGTGGTCTCGAGCGTGTGCTTCCTTGTCACCCACAATCTCTTCATGCTGCTGGTCGCGATTCCGCTCCATCTGTTCGGCTACGTGATGACTCTTCGCGACGACCGTATCTTCGAGATCCTGTTCGTCCGCTCGACAAGATGTCCGCCCCGCTCGCGCTCCTTCTGGGGCGCCGACAGCTACGCCCCGTGA
- a CDS encoding Major pilus subunit of type IV secretion complex (VirB2) produces MTRWISRTPLAVSLVALSVVDAAAQSGGTLQPVQSTLTQLVQALTGPIATALATLAVIACGLFAWSGRLTWGIAGSVIFGIVLVFGSAQIVQFFQSAVGQ; encoded by the coding sequence ATGACTCGATGGATTTCGCGCACGCCCCTCGCTGTGAGCCTTGTGGCGCTCAGCGTCGTCGACGCCGCGGCACAGTCGGGCGGGACGCTGCAACCCGTGCAATCCACGCTCACGCAGTTGGTTCAGGCTTTGACAGGCCCGATCGCCACCGCGCTGGCGACACTGGCCGTCATCGCGTGCGGTCTGTTCGCCTGGTCCGGCCGTCTGACGTGGGGCATAGCCGGTAGCGTCATTTTCGGCATCGTTCTGGTGTTCGGCTCGGCGCAAATCGTCCAATTCTTCCAGTCGGCGGTCGGCCAATGA
- a CDS encoding Lytic murein transglycosylase, producing the protein MSKRIAAIGLGMMVACAGANAQDAANVSHLATVDASGRVIPLDTPRFRLDANEAARPCGGAKALAPDEARALVARIATEEKFSPEFAQSVAKSESQYNSMALSGKGAFGLMQLLPQTAQRFNVDLCSPADNVRGGIRFLRSLQDKYKNPFFILAAYNAGEEAVAKSRGVPPYPETVRFVAQVINDFYSWPDPRGAGALASAQPDVVELATRPDAARPQAGRHWNDGFVMHVD; encoded by the coding sequence ATGTCGAAGCGAATCGCGGCGATCGGATTGGGGATGATGGTGGCCTGCGCCGGCGCAAACGCTCAGGACGCAGCGAACGTTTCGCACCTCGCGACCGTCGATGCCTCCGGCCGCGTCATTCCACTGGACACGCCGCGATTCCGCCTCGACGCGAACGAAGCGGCGCGGCCGTGCGGCGGCGCGAAGGCGCTGGCGCCCGACGAGGCGCGAGCGCTGGTGGCACGCATCGCCACAGAGGAGAAGTTCTCGCCCGAATTCGCTCAGTCGGTGGCGAAGAGCGAAAGCCAGTACAACTCGATGGCGCTCTCCGGAAAGGGGGCGTTCGGCCTAATGCAGCTGCTTCCGCAGACCGCGCAGCGCTTCAACGTCGACCTCTGCAGCCCCGCCGATAACGTGCGCGGCGGCATCCGCTTCCTGCGCAGCCTCCAAGACAAATACAAGAACCCGTTCTTTATCCTCGCGGCCTACAACGCCGGCGAGGAAGCCGTCGCCAAGAGCCGTGGTGTTCCTCCCTATCCCGAGACCGTCCGGTTCGTCGCCCAAGTCATCAACGATTTCTACAGCTGGCCGGATCCTCGCGGCGCTGGCGCTCTCGCGTCCGCCCAGCCTGACGTCGTCGAACTCGCCACGCGGCCCGATGCGGCGCGTCCCCAAGCCGGAAGGCATTGGAACGATGGTTTCGTCATGCACGTCGATTGA
- a CDS encoding conserved exported hypothetical protein (Evidence 4 : Unknown function but conserved in other organisms) — protein MKRCAVLLAGLGLGLLPPAPPAAAQDASFGCKVLLCAAASNPGWSGIPYCVPVMQELFRRLARGGGWPTCSEGHASGPGYEPYEACPAGLTPVAGSPGGETLPSANGELCADLSKPERTCSGSDGGCTTTYPTTPRQRRSEPYYVDISSANGVQRFYFSLQGY, from the coding sequence ATGAAACGCTGCGCAGTCCTGCTGGCTGGCCTCGGCCTCGGCCTCTTACCACCCGCCCCTCCTGCGGCGGCGCAGGACGCTTCGTTCGGGTGCAAGGTCTTGCTGTGCGCGGCGGCCAGCAATCCGGGATGGTCCGGCATCCCCTACTGCGTGCCGGTCATGCAGGAATTGTTTCGCCGGCTCGCCCGCGGCGGCGGCTGGCCGACCTGTTCTGAAGGGCATGCCAGCGGGCCCGGCTATGAGCCTTACGAAGCCTGCCCTGCGGGCCTGACACCGGTCGCAGGCTCACCGGGCGGCGAAACCCTCCCGTCCGCCAACGGCGAGCTGTGCGCCGATCTCTCCAAGCCCGAGCGCACGTGCTCTGGAAGCGATGGCGGTTGCACGACGACCTATCCGACGACGCCGCGCCAGCGCCGCAGCGAGCCCTACTACGTCGACATCAGCTCGGCCAACGGCGTGCAGCGCTTCTATTTCTCGCTGCAGGGCTACTAG
- a CDS encoding Thermonuclease family protein has protein sequence MGRASLLAAILALPLTATIVTAQSASPWFPVPADAIYLTGDSWSAGDVTYRLYGVQACLRDTSFTNGHGLKRDCGEASLAMLVALVRDLRPQCYDAAESPQLRTVFVFCLASPSKGAAAGSRIDLGTALISTGFAFAALKPDGQPVHAPYFVAQLVAQRSKAGLWAFADLPDPNAIILRALRQASPAPASGMPGANPATP, from the coding sequence ATGGGCCGGGCATCGCTGTTGGCCGCGATTTTGGCCCTGCCACTCACCGCAACGATCGTGACGGCGCAATCCGCGTCGCCCTGGTTTCCAGTTCCCGCGGACGCCATCTATCTGACAGGTGACAGCTGGTCGGCCGGCGACGTGACCTATCGTCTTTATGGCGTTCAGGCCTGCCTGCGTGACACGAGCTTCACCAACGGCCACGGCCTCAAACGCGACTGCGGCGAGGCTTCGCTCGCCATGCTTGTCGCACTGGTTCGCGATCTCAGACCGCAGTGCTACGACGCGGCCGAATCGCCGCAGCTGCGAACCGTCTTCGTGTTCTGCCTAGCCAGCCCGAGCAAGGGCGCCGCGGCGGGCTCACGCATCGATCTCGGCACAGCTCTGATTTCAACCGGCTTCGCCTTCGCCGCGCTCAAACCGGACGGCCAGCCGGTTCACGCGCCGTACTTCGTGGCCCAGCTCGTCGCCCAGAGATCCAAGGCGGGATTGTGGGCGTTCGCCGACCTCCCCGATCCGAACGCGATCATTCTGCGCGCCCTGCGGCAGGCTTCGCCTGCTCCCGCGTCCGGGATGCCAGGAGCAAACCCAGCGACCCCATAG
- a CDS encoding Helix-destabilizing protein → MRTTNLFIVRGFVGQAPKAFNKSAKVHIATDRGWTDAKGERHEETDWVTVSVLNEKAAAWVMANVAKGDPVYAECRIADGSYKKDGETIYTTDIIANVFHKLDLGARDDAAA, encoded by the coding sequence ATGCGAACCACAAATCTCTTCATCGTCCGTGGCTTTGTCGGGCAGGCGCCGAAGGCGTTTAACAAATCCGCCAAGGTCCACATCGCGACCGACCGCGGGTGGACTGACGCCAAGGGCGAGCGGCACGAGGAGACCGACTGGGTAACGGTCAGCGTCCTCAATGAAAAAGCCGCGGCCTGGGTCATGGCCAATGTCGCGAAAGGCGATCCGGTCTATGCCGAATGCCGCATCGCCGACGGCTCCTACAAGAAGGACGGCGAGACGATCTACACGACCGACATCATCGCCAACGTCTTCCACAAGCTCGATCTCGGTGCGCGCGACGATGCCGCGGCGTGA
- a CDS encoding Nuclease: protein MPRRDTVFLAISLLAAATTTEAGAQPADRNEGIYALQLPLQSPPLRVEVIDGVRFRDIETGAAYRLYGIDTCAPEQTARLGRQPWPCGTMATSWLVTATLNAWLACRTLRDEASEHLVRCATAGHPDIAADMLRAGIAVALPGTNRDPAIRAYVQAEQDARKAYRGLWSSTFQMPWEWRAKRPAAPPLARFEATP from the coding sequence ATGCCGCGGCGTGACACCGTGTTTCTCGCCATCTCGCTCCTGGCGGCCGCGACGACAACCGAGGCTGGCGCGCAGCCGGCCGATCGGAACGAGGGCATTTACGCGCTGCAGCTGCCGCTTCAATCGCCGCCGCTGCGGGTCGAGGTCATCGATGGGGTGCGGTTCCGCGATATCGAGACGGGCGCGGCCTACCGGCTCTACGGCATTGATACGTGCGCGCCGGAGCAGACCGCGCGCTTGGGCAGGCAGCCCTGGCCGTGCGGCACGATGGCGACATCGTGGCTCGTCACGGCGACCCTCAACGCCTGGCTCGCCTGCAGGACATTGCGGGACGAGGCGTCAGAGCACCTGGTGCGGTGCGCCACGGCGGGCCATCCCGACATCGCTGCCGATATGTTGCGCGCCGGCATCGCCGTAGCGCTCCCCGGAACGAACAGGGACCCGGCGATCCGTGCCTACGTCCAAGCCGAGCAGGACGCGCGCAAAGCCTATCGGGGGCTCTGGTCGAGTACATTCCAGATGCCCTGGGAGTGGCGTGCCAAACGCCCGGCCGCGCCGCCGCTCGCCCGGTTCGAGGCAACGCCATGA